CTTAGCCATGCAGCAAACATGATTCTTGTACGCACTTTAGAAAGCCTGGAtcgttgtctttcttggctctgCTGACTTTCGTCTTAGGCGCTTCCTCTTGCTGCAGATGTAAAGAAGATCAACCCGAACGGTGTCATGGCTCTTGCAAAGGACGTTGAATATCTCTATCACTTTGTCGATAGTCTTGGTGTACCTATCCTCCGGGAAAACCTCGATGAACTCCAGCAAACTGTGCAGTTGATGCAGGCGGATAATACTGATGAGTTCTATGATATTTCTACTCGGAATAAGAAGTATGGCCGCGTGGACGCCATCAATGGCCCAGTCCTACTAGAAAAGTATGTTTCACAGAACCCATAAACGCCAGACATACTAACATATCCAAGGGTGGTTCGCTCTATTCAAAGTCCCGTGAAGACCGACAAATTCACGACACTTTCTTCGAGATTCGGGAAGAAATCCTAGCTAGGCCCATAACTGGGCTTGATTAAACTTCCTATGGAAGCATGCGCAGGATGTAGGATAGGAGGAAACGTAAACACATAACTCATTTCTCAGCGAATAATGGAGAAATTATTTATGGTGTATTTGGCGTTTGACTACACCAAATAATTACGTTACCATATCGTTTCCACCATCTAGACTAATAAACATCACCAGCCTATCACTAAAAAGAACTCCATTATGAAGATCAAAGCCCGAGTCTCGCAAAATAAGGAACTACAAAAAACCAGCTAGCTAATGTACGCTTGCAACGCGCACCTCGATCACTTTGAAGCAGTTATAATTAGCTGGAAAGAATTCGCTAAGGATAATTCTGCGGTAGATTATCCCACAGAAATGTGAAAATGAGATGGTCTTGGACATACCTGCTGTGGCGGTAAGTGCGGGTAAGCGGCATACATTCCTTCAAACATTTGAGATTGCGGCTGACCATATGCTGCAGTCGGATCCGATTGCACAGGTCCCGCGTACATAGCTGGTTGACGATATTCCTGGTCTTGAAGACCATGCTGGCCCAAACTGTAGTCGGGGGGTGCCATGTGATGTGACGGGTGCTGCACTCCGTGCTGGGATGGCGGAAGTTGTCCTGCAGCGCCTGTAGGCCCAGGGGCCCCCGACGGTGCACCTGCCGCCTGACTAGATCGCTTTGCGTGCGACGTGGCCTCCTCACGGGGAACTATGTCAATGAGAAAATCGAACATGTCGGATTTAGAGAGGGCAGCGGCAATATCTGATCTCTGCAGAGTGCGCCGCTTGTTGTCCTCGGCATGTATCCAAGCTCGCATAGTCAGCTCGGTAATGAATATATCACAACCTTTAGCAAAGAGGATTGGTGCCTCGGCTGAAATCATTTTCACCTCTGGATCAGCTTTCATGACCTTCTTAATACGCGCCAATGGCAGTTGATGGATTTTATAATCATGGTTGTCTGATTCGAGGTGGTTGATGATATGCTGCCAATACGTTGTCAGAATATCACGAGCCGTGCCTTGCAAGCCTTGATTGACCTGGTCCACATCAGTACTCTCTTTTAGAACCATCTACCTCAATGAAACAATGCCCACATTTGCCCAAGTACCCGTATAAAGTTCAGCTACGGGCGCATATCCCTGTGCAGAAAGCTAATACATGACGAGTCAGGCAACTACAGACTTGATGAGTCCATCTAGTATTATTGTGGGCAGGACATACCGCTGCGCTGGCACCTGAAAACCCATATTAGCGTGGTGTTTGCTGAGGTGCCTCTTGGAATAAAGTAGAGAGGAATTTtcccaaagaaacaaggtgTAAAAAGAAGCCCGTAAGTGATGAGGGAAGCTTACCATAGTGTCCACCGTTTCTAGTATCATACACAGGTTGCTGTCTGCCCTGCTGCTGGCTAGCACTTTGGGTGGATTGTTCCATGACTGTAGACTCTCGTATAGAACGTATGATCGGCCACAAACATGCACTGATGATATATTCTGGACCTGGGTGGTATCGGATATGGTGGGAGGCCTGCTTTCGTGTTGAGCCAACAGTTATGACGGTGAACAGATGGAATTTGAGATCAGCTGCAGGGTTTTAGCCAACTGAGATATTTATTCCACAGTTTTCAGGGAGGCCGTATAGGAGAGGAGCAATCAAATAGATTAAGAAAAGGCGGCTGCTGCGTGGTCCATTTGCTATGGATTGGGGCGAGAAGATGGGGTTGCGCGCTCTCTGTCCAACGAGTCGCCTGGGCAGCAGTAGCGCGTAGGCAAGCGCCCACTAAGCGTGACGTCTTGCGAAGTACCTCAACGCGGGGAATCCGCCACCACgaccagcaacaacaacaacatgaaAAACAGCAACTAGGAAGGCAAAAGGCAAATTAGTAAAAGCTTGCTGCTCTATATTATTCCTCTGTATAGAGTTTTATTCAATCGGCAGCGATACAGTTTTAACACCTATTCAGACGACCTAGCCCAAAAATTGAGGTTTAACAATTTGATCTTGCACATTAGAACGAatatgtgtgtgtgtgtgtgtgtgtgtgtgttaTGGCTCTACCTCTGCAGTCACAGACCGCTGGGACTGGGTATACAGAGTATGGTCGATCGGTGAAGATATGTATAGcaagagtatatatatatctttggcTAGCCCTGGGTGCTAGGACTCGTATAACACGGACATACATAGCTATGgttaaaagactataaaatatatatgtaagTGGTGTTGGGGGGAATCCTCTACTTTTGCATCTACGCACGATATAAAGGGATAAATAAAGACTGAGGTTCTATACCTGTAAGGAGACAGACTGAGAGAGGCTAGGTGAAGAAAGGAAGccaataaagaaagatacagGATAGCCCTTTCCTGGAGTAAGCTCTAAGTGACACAAAGAGCGCCTAGTATGGGAGAGATATGGAAGGTTGATGATAATGAGATCTGCTTTTATACTTCGTAGATCAGAAAAACTGGAAATGATTGGACACGGCTCTAAGTGCCCCCCAGGAGCAAGTGGCCTTTTCGTCATTGTCCTTTACTGGTTAAATTGGCAAAGGCTAGAAGTACTGTGAATGTGGATATTTCGGGCATCTATTCTAGAagcatgtactccgtattgaCAGCGCCAATCAATACACTCATGGTACCTTTCATCATTCTCCCAAGACCACCAATTTCATATTGCCCTCAGGTCCTACCTAACCAAGGGGCTTACCTAGTTAGTGCTAGTCTGATTTTCGACCGGAGCAGCCCCACACAAGAAAATTTGCAGACAAGATGAGACTAGTCAGCTACCGCCTATATAAATACCCTTTGAAATTCCAGtctcctcttttccttctctactctatctctttccccttcaaaGCCTACACAACAGCATATTGTTTGTTTTCAACCACCCTCCTTCCAGGACTGGAGGACATGACTCAAATAACATGTGGTGAAGCTGGGGCTATCAACAGTCATGATGAAGTTCATATCACAGACCATGATATCGAGCAGCTACTTTTCGAGGCGGAAGGCCGATTACGTGCTCGAGATGTGAACTCTACTAACGTGCCTGATACCAGGGAGGTACCTGATGATCAGCCCCAGCACAGCTTGTTAAGGTACGTATAGCCTACTAGAATATTTCCTGAGGCACCTTGAAAACACCCATGCATGTGGTTTAGGATTACGGTTAACGTGTAAGAAAAGCATCCCTAGGTTGTCCTCTAATTGTCCTCTGCAGCCTTACCTTCTGCAGGAGGGGGATTTTGCGACGATCGATACCACACGCGTCTTGAAGAACGTGCAGGATGCAAGCAATGGTCTTGGCTACAAAGAGCCCAAACAACCGAAGGTTAAGAAGGTAAAACACTCCCTGATTTTAGTCCGTCTCTGTTGCCGTTGCTGCCATGAGGAAAATTATCCCTTCGCATAAGCGCTTGATACAGCTTCAACAGTCCGTACTGGGCTGCGCTGTGCCAATGAGAGCCAAATTTTCATAGTTACTCTGAGCATCTTTACCAAACAACTGTCATTATAAACCATTCAAGCTGGATTGAGAGCTAACAATACGTTTGTATAGGATAAACCTACGGCTGGCAGCAACTGGTTCGACCTTCCCCAGACAGAATTAACACCAGAATTGAAAAGAGATTTGCAATTACTCAGAATGCGGTCGGTATTGGATCCTAAAAGACACtacaagaaggaaaatggcAAAGCACAGCCGCCTAAGTATTCCCAAGTGGGAACTATCATTGAAGGTCGAACGGAGTTCTTCAGTGGCCGTATTGCCAAGAAAGACCGCAAGAAAACTTTCGTGGAAGAAGTACTAGACCAAGAGCGGCACAACAAGCGGTTCGAGTCTAAATACAGAGAAATACAAACCGGCAAGCAGAGCGGCAAGAAATCCTTTTACAAACACCTGCAAGCCAAGAGAAGAGCAAAAGGCAAGTGATAAGACTGATGCTGCTCCTACATGGATAGTTCTGGGGGCCATTATACTGTAAGAATCTCTCTTGAACCAGACTTCGCATGCTTCAAGGCATGGATAAACGAACGGTTCGCGATGAATTCAGCGAATCTGAGCAATTGCCCGTCCTCTCGCTTCGAGCCACCCAAAGTGCAATTGCACACACTAATCGCTTTTGAACGCGCCCAATATAGTTTGCACTACAACCCTCTGGTAGGCGTTAGTTTCAAACAACCATGATAGGGGGTATCATCTGGACACGAACCTGCATATCCATGGCTGCTGAACGACCAGCCTCGAGTACTTCCTCATGGTTTGCTTTGCCCTCCTGCAAAATAGCGTCTAGCTCTTCAACACCCTTTCCCTGTAGGAGACGATCGTCCCCACGAGGAACGGGAGAGAGAACAGCACAGTTTGTTACCAAGCTAAGTGCTAAGACTCTAATGCCACAGTGCCTGGCGACAACAATTTCCGGCACAGTTGACATGCCAACCACATCTGCACCGAGTTTGTGAAGCATGCGGCATTCGGCCCTGGTTTCGTAACTGGTTTGCTTCAGAATACGATGCCTTGCAATGGTACAACCTGAGTACTTACCTGGGTCCTCCAACGAAAGCATACACACCTTCATGCAGCCTTCGCTGGCTTTCTGCATGCATCACCTCACCCCAAGCTGCATGCACGTGACGTCTAAGTTCGAGGTCGTAGGCATCGGACAGAGGGGGGAAACGAGGACCGAACTCTTCGGCGTTCGGTCCTCGGAGTGGATGAGTGCCTGCCAAACCGGCTAAGAAAATATGCTAAATGTTTATGTTAAATGGAATCTGGGAACTAGTGAAAGGAACAAACTCACATCATTCAATAATACGATGTCGCCAACCGCATACTCTGAATTCAACCCCCCCGCAGCATTAGTCACTGTTAAATATGGTTATTAGCCAAGTCGCATATACCAAATGTATTCAAACTTACACACTAGGGTATCAACCCCCAGCAACTTGAAAACTCGGACAGGGAATGTCACTTGGTTGATGGAATGACCCTCGTAGTAGCTTTAAGGGTGCATTTGTAAGTTGGCTAGCTT
This DNA window, taken from Aspergillus flavus chromosome 5, complete sequence, encodes the following:
- a CDS encoding putative nucleolus protein required for cell viability, giving the protein MTQITCGEAGAINSHDEVHITDHDIEQLLFEAEGRLRARDVNSTNVPDTREVPDDQPQHSLLSIPRLSSNCPLQPYLLQEGDFATIDTTRVLKNVQDASNGLGYKEPKQPKVKKDKPTAGSNWFDLPQTELTPELKRDLQLLRMRSVLDPKRHYKKENGKAQPPKYSQVGTIIEGRTEFFSGRIAKKDRKKTFVEEVLDQERHNKRFESKYREIQTGKQSGKKSFYKHLQAKRRAKGK
- a CDS encoding CCAAT-binding factor complex subunit HapE produces the protein MEQSTQSASQQQGRQQPVYDTRNGGHYGASAALSAQGYAPVAELYTGTWANVNQGLQGTARDILTTYWQHIINHLESDNHDYKIHQLPLARIKKVMKADPEVKMISAEAPILFAKGCDIFITELTMRAWIHAEDNKRRTLQRSDIAAALSKSDMFDFLIDIVPREEATSHAKRSSQAAGAPSGAPGPTGAAGQLPPSQHGVQHPSHHMAPPDYSLGQHGLQDQEYRQPAMYAGPVQSDPTAAYGQPQSQMFEGMYAAYPHLPPQQNYP
- a CDS encoding purine nucleoside phosphorylase I, inosine and guanosine-specific, translating into MARPYGDLCSSERVHEALSFLRKNLPVSLQNPKVAIVCGSGLGGLANTIRDQPRAEFDYSSIPHFPHLTVPGHAGKLIFGLLDEQVPVVLMVGRAHYYEGHSINQVTFPVRVFKLLGVDTLVLTNAAGGLNSEYAVGDIVLLNDHIFLAGLAGTHPLRGPNAEEFGPRFPPLSDAYDLELRRHVHAAWGEVMHAESQRRLHEGVYAFVGGPSYETRAECRMLHKLGADVVGMSTVPEIVVARHCGIRVLALSLVTNCAVLSPVPRGDDRLLQGKGVEELDAILQEGKANHEEVLEAGRSAAMDMQRVVVQTILGAFKSD